Proteins from one Podospora pseudoanserina strain CBS 124.78 chromosome 1, whole genome shotgun sequence genomic window:
- a CDS encoding hypothetical protein (EggNog:ENOG503NYKG; COG:D; BUSCO:EOG09260W8D), with protein sequence MQPHEDAVQTPSPVQSPPLAASSIMRSLSGSQKPRPGASSILFSPTTDPLSQSELSLPIRTSSTSRRPQSASLFRSTILNNTPPGSPRDASPASTVRSTRSPARTMTGSIFAGTAGFKASLLDTGAADSPGDPLNLVLKSFVPHVAIHASEDVDDLVNAKGFEKGLWELLRPFGERVMGKVNVRDSNGVSRAWEDFSLRFTKFGDHSNLQIPDALAGLNGSEKQSGRAKESLTTDVEKVVERHLNFAEEAFRGTMEPQTPTRMGLDVEATSPYYALYLRRLLSGMPLAPHESFAHPVACVMAISSRNPNPIEALHRLYTETREGEKRYPVWVDGEYLRYYILVHDEENSDISKSMALFEQMKRNFGLHCHLLRLRSSESAETDDDSIPLPRSDWMTAAEELADIKESETKEDFEDPTRHIFESDATAIRTFVREMAIQSLIPTMERNISVWNDQVASKRKGISGRFMSLSKRWAFGGSSRSSGIASSSSNYDASGFYRPDSPEAIMRRLADFAFMLRDWKLAMSTYDLLRTDFQNDKAWKYHAAANEMAAFALLIMPQNMSSKTRIETINQMLDNAFYSYLTRCNSLYGATRCIVLALELLRLRGGSGIDEAVRWGIKVLESRLMGKIGDALLKERMAICYASKSGAGSQAWGSRRRKSALWSVLGAEAWVAQEKYIQAQKCLNEARKMYSLLPGENGIQRFEVASDFLAMLNDQVKQGLQVDLLGPEESLVDVEEETFDHDDRRTRRTSMINPLGGATAAGMETAPLQSQGDVSGPSKDGFG encoded by the coding sequence ATGCAACCTCACGAAGATGCGGTCCAAACGCCTTCGCCGGTCCAGTCCCCCCCTCTTGCGGCCTCCTCCATAATGCGATCTCTCTCCGGGTCCCAAAAGCCACGCCCCGGTGCATCCTCCATTCTTTTTTCGCCCACGACAGACCCTCTTTCACAGTCGGAACTCTCTTTGCCAATACGCACAAGCAGTACGAGCCGTCGTCCCCAGTCCGCCTCGCTCTTTCGGTCTACcattctcaacaacaccccaccTGGCTCGCCGCGAGATGCCTCCCCAGCTTCCACCGTACGGTCCACCCGATCACCAGCCCGCACGATGACAGGGTCAATATTCGCCGGAACAGCAGGGTTCAAAGCTTCGCTCCTCGATACAGGGGCTGCTGATTCTCCCGGAGACCCCCTGAACCTGGTGTTGAAGAGCTTCGTTCCCCATGTCGCAATACACGCCAgtgaggatgttgatgatctGGTCAACGCAAAGGGATTTGAGAAAGGGCTGTGGGAACTTCTTCGTCCATTCGGGGAGCGGGTCATGGGAAAGGTCAATGTCAGGGATAGCAACGGGGTATCGAGAGCATGGGAGGACTTCTCACTCAGATTCACCAAGTTCGGCGATCACTCCAACTTGCAAATTCCAGATGCGCTTGCTGGGTTGAATGGGTCAGAAAAGCAGAGCGGCAGGGCGAAAGAGAGTCTGACAACGGATGTAGAAAAAGTCGTGGAGCGACATCTCAATTTTGCCGAGGAAGCCTTCAGAGGGACGATGGAACCACAAACACCGACAAGGATGGGATTAGACGTGGAAGCAACGTCCCCGTACTATGCCCTGTACCTTCGACGACTACTATCTGGCATGCCACTTGCGCCACATGAATCTTTCGCCCACCCAGTTGCTTGTGTTATGGCCATCAGCTCTCGGAATCCAAACCCTATCGAGGCTTTACACCGGCTTTACACAGAAACgagagaaggggagaagcGGTACCCCgtgtgggtggatggggaatACTTGCGGTATTACATTTTGGTGCATGACGAAGAAAATAGCGACATCAGCAAATCCATGGCCCTTTTCGAGCAGATGAAGAGAAATTTCGGCTTACATTGTCACTTGCTACGACTAAGAAGCTCTGAAAGCGCTGAAACGGACGACGACAGCATACCATTACCCAGGAGTGACTGGATGACGGCAGCTGAGGAACTGGCAGATATTAAGGAGAGCGAGACGAAAGAGGACTTTGAGGACCCGACGCGACACATTTTCGAGTCAGATGCTACAGCAATACGGACGTTTGTCAGGGAAATGGCAATACAATCTCTGATCCCAACCATGGAGCGCAATATTTCGGTATGGAACGATCAAGTGGCCTCAAAACGGAAAGGAATCAGCGGGCGATTCATGAGCTTGTCAAAAAGATGGGCATTCGGCGGCTCAAGTCGGTCATCTGGGATAGCAAGCTCATCAAGCAATTATGATGCGTCGGGATTCTACAGACCAGACAGCCCGGAGGCTATCATGCGCCGATTGGCAGACTTTGCTTTCATGCTTAGGGACTGGAAGCTGGCCATGTCGACATATGACCTCTTGCGGACTGATTTCCAAAACGACAAGGCCTGGAAATACCATGCGGCGGCCAATGAAATGGCAGCTTTTGCTCTGCTTATCATGCCGCAGAACATGTCATCCAAAACCCGCATCGAGACAATCAATCAGATGCTTGACAACGCGTTTTATTCCTACCTGACACGATGTAATTCACTGTATGGAGCCACACGCTGTATAGTACTCGCTCTAGAACTGTTGCGGCTCAGAGGTGGGTCGGGGATAGACGAGGCTGTCAGATGGGGTATCAAAGTGCTCGAGTCGAGGTTAATGGGCAAGATTGGCGACGCACTGCTCAAAGAACGCATGGCAATCTGCTACGCCTCCAAGTCAGGGGCTGGGTCTCAAGCATGGGGTAGCAGGCGGCGCAAGTCGGCCCTCTGGAGCGTGCTCGGTGCTGAAGCCTGGGTCGCTCAGGAAAAGTACATACAGGCCCAAAAATGCTTGAACGAAGCCAGAAAGATGTATTCGCTGCTGCCAGGGGAAAACGGGATCCAGAGGTTCGAGGTGGCAAGCGACTTTTTGGCCATGTTGAATGATCAGGTCAAACAAGGGTTGCAGGTTGACTTATTAGGGCCTGAGGAGAGCTTGGTAGatgtggaggaagagaccTTTGATCATGACGATagacggacgaggaggacgagcaTGATCAATCCTCTTGGAGGGGCGACCGCTGCTGGAATGGAAACGGCGCCTTTGCAGAGTCAGGGAGATGTAAGCGGCCCAAGTAAGGATGGGTTTGGTTAA
- a CDS encoding hypothetical protein (COG:U; EggNog:ENOG503NWUP), which translates to MSQKSQSLLDYLVENEPSFRKARLPALYSSFAAQRTLNPDGYAANLSAWRRALAKVAKSGLAPPPTSSSKPSLLVLNTDERLVSAFETKQYGRPLSLGLVIKEAVENKELVPLRQFLERKESIYSRSWSVWGLAGWVLKTAGVTDFLKGSGDKVPKGQFVVVENVEGAGKAFGEGIKDKEGRFERTFTRAHFAKVFNDQLVEGGRELSDTDMDVLLVFLARDKQMIDYDGKTVKIRDGEGEPEGLTDEDASIAQLKELLASLTHQTLLLSKRVEELGAQAKEAVTKQNRVAALAALKSKKLAEQTLEKRYATVNQLEQVQTQLEQASDNVQIVKVMESSSDALKSLTAKVGGVEGVEEVVDRLREQMADADEVGKILAEASGTTVLDEGEIDDELAEMERQEKEKERKKVEEKQQREAEERAKEEQKEAADLRKKLEAIGEVPSSAPVKDKETDEAEAMMGRLTLG; encoded by the exons ATGTCGCAAAAGTCCCAGTCCCTACTCGATTATCTAGTGGAAAATGAGCCTTCCTTCCGCAA AGCCCGCCTGCCAGCCCTCTACTCCTCCTTTGCAGCCCAACGAACTCTGAATCCCGACGGCTATGCtgccaacctctccgcctgGCGGCgcgccctcgccaaagttGCGAAATCCGGACTCGCACCTCCACCCACGTCATCCAGCAAACCTTCCCTGCTCGTATTAAACACAGACGAGAGGCTAGTAAGTGCCTTCGAGACGAAACAGTACGGCCGCCCACTATCACTGGGGCTGGTAATCAAAGAGGCGGTGGAAAACAAGGAGTTGGTGCCACTGAGGCAGTTCCTCGAGCGGAAGGAGAGCATCTACTCCCGCTCTTGGTCGGTATGGGGATTAGCGGGGTGGGTCCTCAAGACAGCGGGTGTGACTGATTTCCTGAAGGGTAGCGGGGATAAAGTACCAAAGGGGCAATTTGTCGTAGTGGAAAATGTTGAGGGGGCAGGCAAGGCTTTTGGCGAGGGgatcaaggacaaggaggggCGGTTCGAGAGGACGTTTACCAGGGCGCATTTTGCCAAGGTTTTCAATGATCAGCTTGTCGAAGGGGGCAGGGAGTTATCAGATACTGATATGGATGTTTTGCTGGTTTTCTTGGCGAGGGATAAGCAAATGATAGACTATGATGGGAAGACGGTCAAGATcagggatggggagggagagccAGAGGGCTTGACGGACGAGGACGCGTCGATTGCTCAGCTCAAGGAGTTGCTGGCTTCTTTGACGCATCAAACGCTCCTTTTGTCCAAGCGGGTCGAGGAACTGGGCGCacaggccaaggaggcggtCACGAAACAAAACAGAGTGGCGGCGTTGGCAGCGCTCAAGAGCAAGAAGCTGGCCGAGCAAACGCTGGAAAAGCGGTATGCCACTGTCAACCAACTGGAGCAGGTACAGACTCAACTCGAACAAGCGAGCGACAATGTCCAGATTGTCAAGGTCATGGAGTCGTCATCAGACGCTCTCAAGAGCCTCACGGCCAAGGTGGGCGGCGtcgagggggtggaagaggttgtCGACAGGCTCCGGGAGCAGATGGCTGATGCCGATGAGGTCGGCAAGATCCTTGCCGAGGCCAGTGGAACAACCGTGCTGGATGAGGGCGAGATTGACGATGAACTCGCCGAGATGGAGAgacaggagaaggagaaggagaggaagaaggtggaggagaagcagcagagggaagccgaggagagggcgaaggAGGAACAGAAGGAGGCGGCAGACCTGcggaagaagctggaggccATTGGCGAAGTGCCTAGCAGTGCTCCTGTCAAAGATAAGGAGACAGACGAGGCGGAGGCCATGATGGGTAGGCTTACTCTCGGTTAA
- the RAD18 gene encoding E3 ubiquitin-protein ligase rad18 (COG:L; EggNog:ENOG503NYXM) — MEVEVSDSTDWLGTPLASLKSVEEALRCHVCKDFFTTPMLTSCSHTFCSLCIRRCLTADSKCPLCRKTVDLSKLRGNGALREAVEAFRGVRDSILKFARTPTPALPRSLKRKATEVDDSDDEFQESKRPRRSTRNRKAREPQASSQLTIEDSEGDLQDDNDGEDEYVPEPNDGLVACPICEQRMKEVLVDRHLDTSCPGEPQPQPKRTPAASRSIASTLLSPSKRPPAAAAKAPERLPTLQYSMVKDQALRKIMRELGLSTAGNRTMLEARHREWLTLWNANCDSANPKSRGALFQDLQVWERTIGTMAPTSSKAANTGAQIKDKDFDVGAWAAKHDSSFKDLIANARRSRQIAEQKAREAAAEEAAKQEASSSVPQPSVPKTSTPSTAESAPLPQTPVLPVQPPPHPSYSHPERWQHQPQPTHYQQP; from the exons atggaggtggaggtaTCAGATTCGACTGACTGGTTGGGAACGCCGCTCGCCAGCTTGAAGTCCGTCGAGGAGGCACTCCGCTGCCATGTCTGCAAGGACTTCTTCACAACACCGATGCTTACTTCCTGCAGCCATACATTCTGTTCGCTTTGTATTAGGAGGTGTCTTACCGCCGACAGCAAATGCCCGCTTTGCCGGAAGACTGTCGACCTCTCCAAACTGCGGGGCAACGGTGCCCTGCGAGAGGCAGTCGAAGCATTTAGGGGAGTCCGAGATAGCATTCTCAAATTCGCAAGAACGCCAACGCCGGCTCTACCGAGATCTCTTAAGAGAAAAGCGACCGAGGTGGACGACTCCGACGACGAGTTTCAGGAAAGCAAACGGCCAAGGAGGTCTACGAGAAATCGCAAGGCAAGGGAACCACAAGCATCCAGTCAACTGACTATTGAGGATTCGGAGGGTGACCTGCAAGATGACaatgatggggaagatgaaTATGTGCCAGAGCCTA ATGACGGACTGGTCGCGTGCCCTATATGCGAACAGCGCATGAAAGAAGTTCTTGTCGACAGACATCTTGACACCTCGTGTCCAGGTGAACCCCAGCCTCAGCCAAAACGCACGCCAGCCGCCAGCCGCTCGATCGCCTCTACCCTGCTATCACCCTCCAAGAGACCACCAGCCGCGGCTGCCAAGGCCCCCGAGCGTCTTCCAACTCTTCAATACTCTATGGTGAAGGATCAGGCTCTTCGGAAAATCATGCGAGAGCTGGGCCTGTCCACTGCTGGCAACCGAACGATGCTCGAAGCAAGACACCGAGAGTGGCTCACACTTTGGAATGCGAACTGCGATTCTGCCAATCCCAAGTCCCGCGGGGCTCTATTTCAGGATTTGCAGGTGTGGGAAAGGACTATAGGCACCATGGCACCCACCAGctccaaagcagccaacacaGGCGCTCAAATCAAGGACAAAGATTTTGATGTTGGCGCTTGGGCGGCAAAGCACGACTCTTCCTTTAAAGACTTGATTGCGAACGCGAGGAGAAGTAGGCAAATTGCTGAGCAAAAGGCCAGAGAGGCTGCTGCCGAAGAAGCTGCGAAACAAGAAGCAAGCTCATCGGTCCCACAGCCTTCGGTACCAAAAACGTCGACACCATCAACGGCGGAATCAGCCCCTTTGCCACAAACACCAGTGTTACCGGTTCAACCGCCACCACACCCGTCATACTCTCACCCGGAGCGTtggcaacatcaaccccaaccaacgCACTATCAACAGCCATAA